GTGACGTCGCAAACTTTGCTCCAGCTCGGCAGGCCCCGCCCCCCTCTGCACGCGCAACTCCGGCTCGTATATGTTGGGGGGAAAGCGAGCGGTTTGTGTTCTGCTCTCGCTTGGCACTTCACGGAGGGAGACAgctagcaataaaaaaaaaaaaccagcaacaCAAGCAAGTAGCGTGTTTCTTCTCGTTTCAGACCGTGTCTGGAATTCGATTATTTTTCCCACTCCTCTCTCCGAACCTCTTTCACGACCCAGTCGTGGCAAACTAAAAGCCTTGCTTTGCACTACGGGATCTTGGTAGGTCCTCAAATGAAAGAACAACTGCGACTCAAAACTTCGGAAATAGAAATGTCTGCGACCATGCTGTCCGGTTTCTACGACATCGACATGCTGTACAAGGTAATACTCAGCTTGactttaaaggtttttttaagaggttttgtcttgttttcgTACGACTGGTTAATGTGTGAAGGGCCTAAAAGttcatttaaaactttaacTAGTGCGCGCACGAGCCACTTCTGTAGCAGCAGCTAGTTTACACCTGGTTTGAACTCTTGCAAGCTGTTTAGCCGTCTAGCTGAAAAACACTGCAACTCGTGACTTGTGTTTACCGTCTCTAACTTTCTAACTCCTCCGAAACAGGACAAGACTCTGAACATGAACGCTCTCCATCTCAACAGTATGTTGGACAAGAAAGCGGTGGGGGCGCCGGTCACGGCCTCGGCTCTCACTAACAACTGCTCGTACGCGCAGGGATTTTTCCGGCGCAACTCCGCGAGCAACGTTGACTGCACAAACAACGGCAACAAGTACTCAGCCACATGCTACAGCAACATGAAAGAGAGCTCGGCCAGCACCGCCATCATGAACAAGGAGAACAAGTTCCGTGAGCGCGCCTACAGTGAGACGGGTGAGCGCAGTCAGCAGCTGCAGGCGCTGCAGCAGAAGCCTGGCTCGCAGATCAACTCGACCCGCTACAAGACTGAACTGTGCCGACCCTTCGAGGAGAACGGCGCCTGCAAGTACGGCGAGAAGTGCCAGTTCGCGCACGGCTACCACGAGCTGCGCAGTTTGTCTCGCCACCCCAAGTACAAGACAGAGCCGTGCCGCACTTTCCACACCATCGGCTTCTGCCCGTACGGCCCGCGCTGCCACTTCATCCACAACGCTGACGAGCGCAGACCCGCGCCGGCCAACGCCAACACCAGCAGCGGCACCGGCGTGCCGCCCGAACTGAAGCCGACCCGGGACCTGATTCAGCAACAGGCTGCTGTCGCCGCTTTCCGAGACAGACCCAAACTCCACCACAGCCTGAGCTTCTCTGGCTTCTCCACACAGCATGGACTGGACTCTCCTCTCATTGACAGCCCCACATCCCGCACTCCCCCTCCGCCTTCTTCCTCCTCCGACTCTTCCCGGTCCAGCGGGCCCTTTTTCGAAGACGTTCTAGCGCCGAGCGCTAATGGCGCCTTCTCCTCGTTCGCCACTGCGCAGGACCTGAAGGCGCTGCTCGCCCCTCTCGCCGTGCACGCACATGGCGGCTACCAATCAAACCCCGCTTACTACAGCAACTTTCAGACCGCCATGGGACCCTCTTCCCCGCCCTACAGCCTCGGGCCCTTGCAGACCCTGCAGCGCCTGACCGAGTCGCCGGTGTTTGACTCGCCCCCCAGCCCTTACGACTCGATGTCGGACCGGGACAGCTACGCCAGCGGCTCGCTCAGCTCTTCAGGAAGTCTCAGCGGCTCCGAGTCGCCCAGCCTGGAGGCCGGGAGACGTTTGCCAATCTTCAGCAGGCTGTCGATTTCTGATGATTAATATGTTAGCGTGGTTGTTTtcgttattttattttgctttgtatGGGATTTGCCCcgttattttcctttttttcccctcctctttAACGGACTGGAGGACTTCCTAAAGTTAACCGTTATTAAAATGGCGTCTGATCAGCGACGTGTAACTAGACGGACtgtaaagaaacaaccaggggCAGGTGACTCGTCAGACCCTTGGTGTGGCATTAGagtttttttgtcctgttttttttctctctctctctctttttgtctttttcttttttttcctgctcgAACCGATAGCTATGAAAGTAGATATCGACCGAAGGCATTCCACCGGTGACTTTGACCAGCATACAGTCGCAGTGTTTTGGCTTATGAGACCATCACACTTTTTTCCGGAGACATGGTTTTTTTGTGCACAAAACTTTTGAACGTGAAAGACGGAGAGatttaacatgttttattttccctcCATCCTACCAAGAATATgccttgacaaaaaaaaaaaaaaaaaaaaaagttcgcAAAGTAGGCTATGTATGCGCTTCTGAAAGCTTAAATAACAAACTTCCATTCCAAAAGTTGAGAGTTTGTCGGTCACAGCGCCACCCAGTGGTTCGGTTGGGGTAGTTTAGTGTTGTTGCTTAGCTCAAGCACTCTTGTTTGGTCTGTTGGGAAAATCACTGCTGATggttgaaatatatatatatttttttagctgttttgaGCGATTACATAGCCGTACATAACTGGCTATGAcctatttaacttatttattatcTTGTGAAAAGTATAGGCTACATTGGTAATTGTGTCCATACTGTATTTATCAAGTATGTTGAAGCAATAGATCTATAttcttttattatgtttaaattaTGATCGCCATTATTAATCTACATAAAGTGGAGTGTATGTTCTTTTTCAcagtaatatatttttgtttggtcTTCTTTTGTAACTTCACTTcgttattttattgtaaatgagtaaaaaaaacttaatttaaGAGATTGTAtgtgatatttatttcattaattttgtttccttgtttacgtacattaaaaaaaaaaacatttgcttgATTTGCCGTTTGTTGGGATGTTGCTTgtggaagaatttttttttcccccaactttttttttgaaaatcccaagatgagtcccttttttttttttttttttttttttttttaaagctatttctATAGAATGTATAAACCATGTGGTTGTCAAAACACCGTCCAAACTAGTAATGATCATTCTTTAAGCAGTCAGACTTGTGTGACAATGATCCCAAGTGACTAAATTAACCaaaaagtatttttcttttcttttcctttcgtTGTAATGCACAGAGCCAGGCTAGGACTCCTGCCACGTGCTTTAAGAATGTAGCAATCCCAAGCCCCAGTATTACTGCCTTAGTGCCTAAGGGGTCCACCACCATACATGCCTTATTATTAACCAAATAAAGTATTTTGATACAAGTCATTGTTTTACACATACAGAAGTTGAATGTAGGTTTGAATCTGAACTTTTTTTGGAAGGTTGGTACCACTTGTCAAAAGAGGGGCCTTGGAGCAACCAgcgaagttttttttttttttttttccccttatgtTTCTTTGAAACTCCCCCATTCCTTTAGACATTAGTTGGATTCTTTGTTCTCTCGATCGCTTTTTGATATGGTATTGGTCTAAGGGTTCTGAACTTGCTGGATAGAGAAGAGGTTGAACACATTTTGCTTGTACATAGTAGGTACAGGGGCTGGGCACTATGTACTCTTTCTTGACTACTTTATCAGAAGTAAAGCTTTttgaatgtaatttaaaaatggacaaaaaaagatgatgagttatacttgttttttgtgtttttttgggggggcggGGGGGAGTCAGTTCACTACAAATTGCGTGTGAGACTGTTAActttgtactgtacattttttttagttctcccaataaaattatttggaaaaaaaagtgcgAGAATGTGCCCCATGTGGTTGTCATTGAGCTCTCTTGTAAGTCCTGCTTCTTCAGAAAGTTTGTGTGCTCACATAATGCAGACACATGCCTCCATTCCTTCTGAAAACAAACCAAAGCAACATATTTCTCTAATAATAGTTTCTAATAATCTTTCAGGTTTAACTTCAAATTTTAGCCAGAGACAGGAAATTAAGTGttaatgcaaaaaacaaacctttttgAAAACAATCTAGTGATTAATTTCTAAATACTCATTTGATTTCTGCATATAATAAAAGGTTTTATGTAATTAAAGCAGATTTAACTCCAAACTGCCCTTCTGATAGTCTTAGACCTCAGTTTCTGCTATATCGTCCTCCATCATTACTGTCTACTGGAGTTTATTTAGTGTCAAGTGAATTTTGGCTCGCAAAAACTGATATAAACACTGGTTTGTTATACTTGTCAGCAATTTCCTGTTTAATGGTGCTCTAAGGACTCCTAGCATTCCAGCACTCATATCCTTTTAGCCCAGTTTAAAAGGTGTGGTTCTGTAAGCACACACTAGCAGATAGCGGCTCTCAGTCAGTCTCAGCTCACACGTTTAGCATGATTTGTATTTTGCCCTCGTTTAGAAGACTCAAAATGATTTCAGTAGTATAGTACATTTGATTAGTTATCAGTGCCGGCAAGTCATTAAGAAAATAAAGGGTCCGGAATCAATCTAGTGCCAAGAGCTCAGGGCAAGATAAGGAGGAGTGATAACATCTCAGAGCAAATATTTATGGAGTCCTGCTGCATTTCATAATGAAGTGTTTATCACAGGACCCAATGCACTACTCTGAGCCAAGTAGGCTGtacctatgtgtgtgtgtgcgtgtgtgtgtgtgcgtgtgagcgtGAGTGTGAGTACTTTATGGTGTACATGTTTAATGGCATTGTTGGAATATTTCTTGTTAGTATTTTGAATTAGAATTAGAAGTTTGAGAGTTTGGACTTTTTAAGCATGGTTAATGGGCCTAAAGTTCCTACAATGACAGGAAATACTCTTGACTTCTGATTATGACAGGAAGAGCCTAGTTCCTCACCCACGCCCATTTCCATCCCTTCTCTCCTGTGctgcttttgtcatttttatgagAGCTTTCTGTTGGTCCATTCAGCTCCTGGAAGTCTTTTCTATTTGTGCCACGGTGTTTTCCTGAGGAGTGGCGGGGCTTCCTGAAGCACCGGTCAGTAAGAAAAGGGCCTGctgttatgtctgtgtgtggaaCTCTTACAACTGAGACTGCTGATTGAAGCCCAGGAACCAAAGAATGGAGCGTAAAGATATGATTGCCCTGAAGTAGCCATTCTGATGTGGAAACTTTTTCACTCTTGAACATCTTCAGTCAAATATCCTATTCATATTCTCTGCCTGTAAGATCACACGTTACTTACTCGTTCCTTTATCACCGTCCACCAGCAAAGGCTGAATGTTTAAAACATGACAGTCGCATATTTTGTACTCTAGAAGTGCTGCTCCTTCATTTTAAGCCCTCGGTCTCTCTACAGTACACAAATATTTACGCACCATGTGCGTGAGGTCAGTGTTTACAGTTGGATGGCCACTGGGCCTGAGCCTTGACGACATCCATAAACGGCAGAATAAACGAGgcagagtgtgtatgtgtctaaTAAGCCATTTCCTCTCTCATCCTTCAATTTACTAACACTGGTGACACACATGCATTGTACAGACATATGAATCATGTTATACAGGCACGGTGTTAGACAGCACACACATGGTTCACTAGCGGAAGTTAACGAATATACtgaatatgtgtgtttatgtgtgtattatgGCCTgtaatataatcatataactgaatataatcacatatttatttattatgacaCGTTATTTTCATATAGTGGCATTACCTTTATGTCCACAATCAGTACAGAGTGACCAACATACACAGTTCAATCAAATCGTTACTGATGTATACTGATGTTACCAGTCAAACCTGACCCCCTATAAAGTTGGGGAAGATCGGGGTTATTGAGTAGACATGTCAAGTCTAGtgggttattatttttatcccTCTATATAGCAtgtatacattggaatgaaatgttgtttccccaagaccatggtgcaacacataacaggACTTTAATTTGTCAGGGGTCTAAAATTCCTATGGGGTACCCCTGGCTTGCTCATTTTTTCTGTAACTAAACCTTATAGCTTTGGTGACTGTGCCTTCTGTAGTGTAGTGACCCAGCTCTGGAAACCCCTTACACATTCAGCAGCTGTCATCTTTAAAACTCAGCATAAAAGTTGAGTCATATAACCCTTTTggtattaatagtagtattataatttttttcctttatttatcttCAATGACTAAATTAtaatggttgttgttgttgttcttcttcttcttcttcttcttttattctTCCTTTCTTACTAATGGGTGGTGACAGTAGTATAAGTTCCTCACAAGGTCTGGGTTTTGATTCTGCACACTTTTGTATATTATGTCTCGTAGGTTTCCTCCAATTTTCTACCACCCCAAAAaggcagtaggtggattggctatttaaaattgcccctaggtgtgtatgtgtgtgtgtgtgtgactgtgtgtgtgtatatgagagagagagagagagagagagagagtgatccCATGTGATGCACTGGCGTCCTATCTAGGGTGCACTCCAATATTTGCACCGAGTGTTCTTGGGTTACCgaagatgaataaacaaactattAATTTCTATTACCATTATTACTACAAATTACACTTATAAAAATGGACCATTTGCCACCTTTgtgaaatacaaaacaaaaaaacacacatgcttcTTCAATTACCGCAACAACACAATAGCAGCTATCCGCTATCATAGCAGCTTTCATTTCGTCCCTCATAAAAACGGGTCCATAATAGTTACAGCCGAAACCGTCCTCAAGTCCAGTATTTCCTTTTCTAATTAGGCAACTCCTCAGTTTTGTGAGTCATCTCTCCTTCCTTGTCCTTGAccataacatttacagtaaagGTATTTGTGGGGATGGACACGTTTAGAGTTCAGGGGACACAGAGTGGGGAACTACAGCATGAGTCACACTTAAGACCCAGTGAAGTATGTGAAAGCTGACACTGCTGTTGTCCTTACTCAATAGTCAAATATTATGCTTCATTGAGCACAGCATTTCAAGAACACTGTGTGCAGCTGTTTAAGATACACAGACTCTGACATTTATTGTACTTACTGTACCACACattagagagtgagacaggactTGTAGGCTTGTAACtactatataaatgtgaatCAATATTTTGCATGTACCTATATGTGGTATGTGTGTTGTTACAATAAAGTCTTGCTGGATAGATGTGACTCAGCACACACAAGGAAGTGTTTGAGGGTTACAAGGTGTAATTATCAGAGTAGAATACTCTGATACTGAGGTGCTGGGTGAAACTTTCCAGACATGAGTACTGTAGGACAGCCCAGACACTCAGCTTGTACAATGACGCAGCTTTGAGTTTCAGCTCTTTTTGCAGTTCTTTTCCACTCGATTCAATTTATGAAGAGGTTAATTACCGACATGAATCAAATGTGCTATTAATGACACGAGTGTTCCAAAGTGGGGAGCATATAAGGCAGTAAATCCTTACCGCTCAAGGTAAGAGTCTCTTATGTAGTTTCTTAACACATGAAAACATCACCAgtacacagtcacacacagtgtctctctTAGACATACACATATTGAGGAGATTTAAAAGTTGTGATGCAGCTTGTAACCATAAGTGACGtctttatttgaaaaaatttAATGGCCATATTTACTCTGCCAATTCCTTGGCAGCGGTCAGGTCGATGACTGGTgtcatttgtgtttttactcAGTAAACACTTTTTCTGCTTTCAGGCAAAATCCTTGAGCTTGGCTACTTTATCAttgagagtgtgcgtgtgcgtcTTTGTCTATATGTCTTTATGTACCACGAACTAATTACATATAATTATCCAAAATATTTATACTGTTCAAACATGGTAGCTGTGCCGAGTCTTTTATCTAGTATGTTCCATGCGACACTTGGACACTGCTGGAGACTGTGCCATGGCTTTACCATGGTCCTTAAGGTCTGATCTACATGTGTGAGAAAGTTAAAGAGATCTGTTGATGGACATTATTGTGAAGGACAGGTTACTCTGAGAAGAAAAGTTCAAGAGACTTGAGAGCCATTTCTTTCTCCCAGCATTCCACACACAGGGAATTTCAGTCTGAGCTGATTTCTCTACTCCCACttactcatttttttcccccttcattttcattctcatctCACTTTTATTTCTTGACCCTTAAAATGATAGTTCCTCTTACCTCAAAATGTAGACAATCACACAAAACATGTCTGGTGTTTAAAGTTTTTTAGTTCTGCAAAGGAGCAATGAGTCTTATATATTTATCAAGGGAAGGAAGCCCATAGATGCCAATTTAGTATTATGCAAACTTGCAAACAAAAACCATGTTGGGTTTTGACTAATCTCAATTAAAACTGCTTATGTGGATTCAGAAACACTTTTAGATTCTGGTAGGAGGTGGGGCATCCATTATTCATGAATCtggaggcaggaatacacccaggatgggacaccagtccattgcagagcaccatgcacatactCTTTCACACATATGGGTAATTTaccatagccagtccacctactggtatgtttgtgggaggtgggaggaaaccagaaaatctggaagaaactccacacagacagtaactggaGCTCAGGTgtgctgtgaggcagtaatgctacccactgcaccaccatgcagTCAGATTTGAAGTCTGAAGATTTGAAAATATAGCTGAGAATatgggtgaaaacttttgaacagaatggagatgtgtacatttttcttattttgcctaaatatcgtatttcttcatttagtactgcccttcagaggctacagaagatagttacatgtttcccagaagacaaaataagttaaatttaccctgatcttcaaattcaaaaagttttcaccccccggctcttaatgcatggttttttccttctggagcatcagtgagcatttgaaccttctgtaatagttgcatatgagtccctcagttgtcctcagtgtgaaaagatggatctcaaaatcatacagtcattgttggaaagggttcaaatacacaaaaaatgctggaaaaccaaagaatttgtgggacctgaaggatttttctgaagaacagcaggcagtttaactgttcaggacaaacaagggactcttgaacatctatcagtaaacaaaaaaacacagctgtggatcattcaggtaacaacacagtattaagaatcaaggggatgtaaacttttgaatgggatcatttttataaattcaactattattttctcttgtggactatatgtaaacatcttttatgcgaaatatcttattcaggtcagcactaaataaacaataacatgcattttgtatgatccctcctattttggtaaaataaaaaacattttgcagattctgaaagggggatgtaaacttttgacctcaactgtatctACAAACTCTTATAAGCTTCCATTACTCTTTGactctttttaaaatctgcatACAAAACCAAGGAAGCCGACTTTACACACCAAGCAAGTCTTGGCTGATCAATTACAATGGGGCTAAGGatgtaaaaagtgtgtaaaattcATTTGTGGCCACACAGGTCCTTGGAATAAAGTGTATTATCTGAGGCCAACTGAGTAGaagtaaaaaagtgaaaatcagAAATAGAGGCTGCTACTTATCGATCCTTGAATGCCCAGCTTGCACCCTTTAAAGCCCAGCTCGCTAAACTAGGTCACACCTTGTGAGAGATCCAATAAAAGAGGTGTCTTTAAATAAACCCTGacctataaccacacacacacacaaacaccccaCAAATAAACTCCTATCTCCTGGTCGGCACACTCCACA
This sequence is a window from Pangasianodon hypophthalmus isolate fPanHyp1 chromosome 3, fPanHyp1.pri, whole genome shotgun sequence. Protein-coding genes within it:
- the LOC113542474 gene encoding mRNA decay activator protein ZFP36L2; translation: MKEQLRLKTSEIEMSATMLSGFYDIDMLYKDKTLNMNALHLNSMLDKKAVGAPVTASALTNNCSYAQGFFRRNSASNVDCTNNGNKYSATCYSNMKESSASTAIMNKENKFRERAYSETGERSQQLQALQQKPGSQINSTRYKTELCRPFEENGACKYGEKCQFAHGYHELRSLSRHPKYKTEPCRTFHTIGFCPYGPRCHFIHNADERRPAPANANTSSGTGVPPELKPTRDLIQQQAAVAAFRDRPKLHHSLSFSGFSTQHGLDSPLIDSPTSRTPPPPSSSSDSSRSSGPFFEDVLAPSANGAFSSFATAQDLKALLAPLAVHAHGGYQSNPAYYSNFQTAMGPSSPPYSLGPLQTLQRLTESPVFDSPPSPYDSMSDRDSYASGSLSSSGSLSGSESPSLEAGRRLPIFSRLSISDD